AGTATGGATTATGCACTCACCAAAACACGCAAAGCTGAAAGTGCAAAAACTGAGACTGAGTACCCAAATCTGAATAAAACTATTGGGGGAAAGATTCTGAAGAGAGCTAACTCTCACCAAACTGATGACTGACCCCTGGGGGCTTCTCACTTGGTTCTGAGGTGTGCAGACTGTAGTAAATCTGGTAGTTTAGCTATTGGCTCATTATCATGCTCGGCCCCCAGGAAGATGTTTACACACTTTCTGCTGGCTTCGTCCTTCTGGTCCGTTGGTTGTGATGGACCATCACTGCTGTCCAGTCGAAAGCATCGATGGGGTAAGCGAGGGTATTCCGCCAGATCTAGCCTCTCTCAAATCTCCGTGCAAAGTAAGACAAGTCATAGCACTATTAGCGGGAAGAGATGCTGCAACGTTAGCCTGGCGCACAAAGCACCCCAGAGCATCTTCCGCCGAGTTTTGACTGAAGTGACACTGGCTGAAGAATTACTTTTTCTCCCAAAGTGATGCCCTGGGGATTCTAAAACCAGCGGCAAGCAGAACAATGTTGTCaaaagggaggaaaagaaaagcaataatCGCGCAGCTAAAGGGGGCTGGCGGCACCAGATCGCTTCTGCgccccaccacctccatccaCATCACACTCCTCCTTgcacctttgtttgtttgtctgtttgttttctcccGTTGTGTGCTTTCCGTTATTCAACCTCATGAAGCATTTTCCAACAATAATTGTATCGTTTCTGTGCAGAGgcttattgttttattattgttttattcaatCGGCATGGCAAAAGCAGATCTGAAAGGAACACTGTTTAAACACAATTGTACCAGTCCTTGTGACTGACACATGCCGGGGGCTCTATAAGGGAGCGCGCTGTTTGAGGAGGACGAACCACATTTATTGAATCAAGAACACAGAGGCGGAGCCATGACAGTTAGGAGGTGAACGTAAAGGTCGTTAGCTACTGTGACTATCGgatgaatattgaatattgaatattgaatattgaaCATTGCACCACCACGTCCCCCTCATGTTTTCACCCTCACTAGATCACGCTAGTATTGGAAGTCTGTGAATTCAGATATATTGAGAGCAGAGAACTTTGTGTTGTtggaattattaaaatgtaaagaacctTTGGGACTGTGCCTTATTACTTCAGCTGCTGGAGGGGACGATGGATTTGGTTCCAGAGcaatggggtgtgtgtttgtggggatgtggggatgtgtgtgtgagtgtgtgtggatgtgagtgagtgtgtgtctatgagaaagagtaggggagagggagagtgagtgataGCCCACTAGACATCTGTAATTGACTTTATCACACACTGACAAGAGGCTGCTAGAACCTTCCCAAGAGTTCATCTGTCTTGCAGATATAAGACCTTTATGTCATTCATCCTTCCCTACAATGTGGCACATCTAGACCCCTTTAGCACCATCTATAGGAGATCACGGATAAAACGGGCTGAGGCAGCCAGGCTACTAGGatgcaaaatgtaataaaaagacAGATAACTTATAACTTATTGACTCGAAACAAAATTTGAGTAGCAAAAAAGAAGCATTAGAATTAGCAGTAAAGTATTTTGTATTAGCAGTAAAGTATTTTGTAGGGATGGGGTTTATACGAAGACATTGTATATCACATTTTGGCAGGTTGCCAGGGCCCCTGGTAGTcaggcagagaggcagcagcCCATTCCCAGTATTGCATGGACCTCTGCTGTGATCTGCTGGGAAAGCGAGACTTATCGGACACCATGTCCTGCAGGAATACCTCCTCTGAAGCTGGAAGCAGCCAGCCTGCCTGGGGAACGTCCCCTTTCCTTCTGCAGGTGGACACGCTAAGGCGTCTCTTTGCCTTTCTGCGTGGTCTCCTGGGTCTGGAGCTGCATGTCTGGCTGGGTGTGTCACGTAACCTCGGATAATGCTGGGCCTAAACGCATAAGGCAGAAGACTGAAGGTGTTTGTCTCCCGGCTTATTTTGAGAGAAGACGTTTACTTTGACCAGTTCTTTTGATAGGTAACATTTTTATGGGTATCTACACCCTACTATGTTTGCTCTATTGTTTTGCAGTGCTAAAGGTAACACTGTGCAAAGTAACACATTACTGTAATctaattcctttttttccctgtaaattagtgtgttagtgtattgTCATGTATTTTTTGTGATAAAATTGTGACTTTGTAATCACAGACTTTATTACAATTTGCACTTACAGTTTGCACTTGCATGGTTATAGCCAATTAATATGAATAACACTGAATTTTCAACATAAATGTACTATGCCCTATAGCTGACTTGTAAGACGTCAATCACAGCTGTGGGCAACTATGAGGACATTTTACTAGTTTTACATGAGCCCAGTGTGGCAGCAAGCACTCTGAACTTCAGCCGCAGATCTTCAGAGACTCCTGGCATGGAAGCCGGGACACACACTGTACCCTCCTGAGTGATGGTCCCCATCGCtctgctctttcctctctgtgctCGACACCTTCCACGTGTCCCTCAGACATCCACCTTCATACAGAGTCACACCTGTGCACCCCTCCAGGGGTTCACACCGGGTATCAAACTACCCCCTCACAGCAGCGAGCTTGCGTTGACCAAGGACACGCTCCCGATGGCCTCACAAATCCATCCCTCTTCTGACAATGTTTTTAGTGAAGTTAGGGGGCAGCAACCATCTTTCAATTCAGATCTTCCAAACTACCAACGTGTGCTCAGAGAGATATCTCTCTGGAGTGGAAGCCAGAAGGCACACTTTAACCTCCTCAGTGACAGTCTGTGTCACAGAGGGAAAGGTGtgctattattatttaaaagttactgcatgtaaacacaaaacatctgaAGCCAAGGCATGTGTACATTAGAAAGAACATTCCATACTTGTAAAGAGTATATTAAAGGGTATTAAGAGTGATCAGTGTATTAAAGGGTATTAAGAGTGATTAATGACGTGCCTTTTTTACTGTGACTGGTTCTTCCTTAAACAAAGAAACCTAGCAAAGGGGCTATTGGTTGCCATTGTAGGATCTTCCAAAATTGGTACAGATTTTTATTGGTTTTAGAACATAGCATAGAAGTAATGATTAGTGTTATCACTTTTTTCCAGAAAGTAATTAGCAAAGTAATCCAAATACAGATCAAGAGAAGCAGTCAGTCATTTGTTCTCGATTACTTCAATAACTACTCTAACACTGGGGCTATTGttacatactgtacatgtaacTGGTAAGGTTTTGCCTTAAGATTTCCAGTTTAAATTATCTGGGGACTGGTTGAATTCAACATTGTCCTGCGCACGCACATATTAGATAGTTTTTAAGTTTGGCATTTTGTGTGCAAAGATTGCCCCTTGCCTGTTTAAATGAAGACGAAAGAGTTGGGGCCAGAGCCTACGGGTGATATCTGGCCTGCCTGGTTTTGTATGCTTGTGTCTGGTTGTGTCTGGTTTTGTATGCTTGTGTCTGgttgtgtctgcttgtgtctgcttgtgtatgGTTGTGTCTGGCCTTCCTGgttgtgtatgcttgtgtatgcttgtgtcTGCCGGCTGGTtgtgactgaacacactcaTTAAGTCTGACTGTTGTAAATTTACTGTTTATGTAAAATCTACATTCTTATAGGCTACTTTATAGGctatatgttaaaaataatgaaatcgGTCATTATAACGTAATGCTCGTAAAACATATCATTAACCCAAAGGTCAttttagtttaaatgtttttaaaatgttttactcatACATTATCTTACATAAATGTGTACCATTGGAAGGTGGCAATATAATATTTGATTTGATGACGTGTCACACTCACCTCACCTCATGTGCAACTGTTACATATTAGTAGTCTAGGAGAGGAAAGATTAACTATGGGGTAATAGCAAGTTAGTAAATGTTATTATATGTCAGTGTTAGACATCAAAGTGTGATcacaagtgtgtctgtgtgtgtgtgtgtgtgagagagagagagagttatgtGAATTATTCAGGGAGTATGTACTACTTAACAATGAAACATAGACGatagtttatttattaactCAGCTGAAGAGTTTCACAGTTCACTAACTGGATCGATTAAAATCAAGATCTTTTTTACTCCAGAGTggttttaaaatggaaataacgtgtctgtgtggttgCTATGTAGCCTATGACATTTGATTCAATTAAATACTCATTTCGTAGTAGGGCCAGGATGAGACAGGGCTTCAAATCTTCTTTTAAAGAGGATTTATGAAGGTTATTGGAAGTAGCCCTTTTGCCTGAGGCCATATTAGATGTAGGATACATCTTTCAAAATCTGGCTATTAGCTCTACATACCAAAGCTCTAATTTATCCTCCCCTGCTTAATTAACACAGTTCAACACATAGTGATGCTAGACTAGTAAGGTTTGTTATGTTTAGAATTATTATGAACCGTGCGGATTTAGATACAGACCCATTTACATGCCGTGCTGTCCTTTTCTTTCCGCTCGGCCCCGCGGAGACTGCGGCCCACCACTTGACCAGACTCGGTTTTCTGTGGGCTGCCGAATGAAGTCTGTGAACTGGATCTGTTATTCTCTCCGTGGTCGTCGTTAGAAAGCACCGTGTTAGTGTTTCTCTCCATTtgtgatattaaaaatatacagGCTActtgtttgtaaaataaataagaatatgtTTAGAATGATTGTTGTCATAACTGCGCTTTGAAAAAAACTGCTTTGTTATTATATGAACTATACAGCTAAACACAATAacaatgtctttttaaaaacaatttagcATTATTAGTTTAATTTTACGATAAACCGGTAAGGGGTACATTGTTCTTAATTGAAGAAAAAGTATTAATTTTTATTCTTGATTGTTAATCTTCTTTGCGTAATTTATGCAGGTTTATGCAACACAATAAAACGACTGCATAGAAATAGAATAcattatatttgtaaaaattttaatattacatttcagAGAATAAATCTTATTTGTAAGGGTTCGCCATTGTGTGGGAAAGCCAAACTGCCGTTTCCCGTGGATTCTTGCCATTTGCCGCAAATCACTTTCCATGCCGATACTACGTTGCCGCATAGGCGGGGAGTTTGGGAATGTGAGTCTTGTTACTCAGTTCTTCAAACATGCCCGCATAACGCAGCACAAGCCTgtaaactacatttcccagcatgctttgctgGAGGCTGACCCACAGCATGTGATTGTTGCGCTTCCCGAGTGCTGCTGCGGATGATTTTGTAGCTCTTGGGCTGGCTTTCTCGGCTTCGATTACGTTTGTTTGTAGTTTTTAAACATGAAAGCGCTTTGCTTGGTTTTCTGCCTTTTCTTTAGCGTAGCGGTAATGGCGGGGAAATACACGCGcgaaatgaatgaacaaaataTCTCTAATGACGGAAAAAATCCCGTGGAGTTCAGAATCGCCAAACTCAACCAGGTGTGGGAGAAAGCGAACAGAGTAAGCAGTTTGTGTTCTGAAGTACTGCTTCATCCCCAGTGTTGTTTTACAGCTCGGAGTCCTGCTTCCCTTGGTGTGATGAAACCGTTACTGTCATTAATGTCATTGACTGCTTTCCTTCAGTCAAACCCAAATATCATTCTAACTCGAGGCTGTCAAGTCTAAACTATTTATATGTTATTCATATGACTAGCTGTTATAACGGATAGCCCATTTCTTCCGACGAACTCTCCGTATTCTTTGGCCTTCACTTGGACCTTCTCGTTCGCCTCCTCAGATGCAGCTAGCGCCGGTCCGTCTGTCGGAACTGCACAGTGACCTGAaaatgcaagagagagaggagcttcAGTGGAAAAAGCTCAAGGCTGAGGGTCTGGACGAGGACGGAGAGCGAGAGGCCAAGCTCAGACGCAGCTTTCATAGTAATGTGTTCGTTCGggatattttgtttttgcagtataCGTCGTATTAAAATACAGCACGTAGTAAATGAGATTTTGAATATCTGCTTTTACAGTCATTCTTGCCAAATATGGCATGGATGGTAAGAAGGACAATCGTGCTTTGGACACCAACAGCTTGAAGGACCATGATCCCAAACAGGGAGACATGTTTGATGACCCCAGACTTGACAAGCTGTGGAACAAAGTGAGTGCTGCTCCGCACTTTTCTACATCATAACGTTGTTTGCGGGGATTGAAGCTGTCAGGCCGGTAGATGCTGAATTGAACTCTTCACTGTACTCCTGCTCTAGTTGCTCAGTTCTCACTGGTGGATGTTGCATTATTTCCTCCCCCTTATTTTGGCTTTTGCAGACCTCACGCAGGCCTCCCGAGTCTCGACTACTTGACCTCTTCCTGAAGGCTTGTGtcgatctttttttttttcttctgtttatcCTCAGGCCAAGACATCCGGAAAGTTCTCCGAGCAGGAACTGCAGAGCCTGCACAGAGAGTTCCAGCACCACAAGGACAAGATCCACGAGTACAATATTGTCGTGGATACAGTCAGCAGGACTGAGGGTGAATGCCTTACTCTGTTTGGCACTGTTTTATCAAACCATCACAGTTTAAAGCAGCTGCTATTTCTTGTGTACTGGTGACCATTATCTTATTACTCGAGTGagctgatcacacacacacacacacacacaaacgatgCAGCTttacattctttctctctctctctgtctcagagatCCATAAGAATGTGATCTCGCCACTGGAGGAGGATGAGAAGCAGAATGCACTTCATGAGAAACACACCGAGCTGAAGCAGAGGATGAGGGACCTGAATCAGGGGTTTGAGCGCCTCCGAAAAATCACTCACGAAGGCTTCAGTAGTGACAACGGTGCTTTGCCCTGCTGCTGTctcatctctcattctctctcggCTTCCTATAGAGTGGTGGAGTTGTGGGAGTTTCAGAGGGCTGTATcgtgtgcatacacatgtgtgtgttttctgttcttgtcatttgctttattctctctcttGACCTGTGTACAGAGTTCAAAGAGCCCAGAGTCATAGAGCTGTGGGAGATGGCCAGAAGATCTAATCTCAGCGAGGATGCACTTGACTCTCTTAAAGTGAGTTCATgctgagcacagacacacacaaacaacataaaaacgCTATTGGACAGAAACGTCTGGTCTGGCCATCTATGTGCAGTCAGACACTTAAATAAAAGACACAAATTTTTCTTTAGTCTTCAAGGTTCTTTGCCTACAGTATAGAAATGTACAATTCATGAGGGGATCTCATAGGCTCACTGGTCCTGTCACTGGCAGGCAGTGCAGTCACAGCCTGTGAGTTGCCATGTGACAGAGGGACACCAGGcatgtgattggccagtggAAATTATGCCTTGAAGGCTTTCAAGGGGAAAATGGAGGTGTCTGAGGACTGCATGAACCTGACACACGTGGCCCTATTCTGTATCGAATAATTTAGCACTTAGAACTGACTTTGCCTGCCTCGCGTGACTTTCTTGAGCATGCCTGAAGTGCTTTATAATGCATTTACTGATAACTGCTTAATAGTGTTTCCCAGTCCTGAACCATCACTGCAAGAATAAACTTGGACAAGAAAgcatgttctgtctgtctgtcagaatgagagagagggagagagagagagagagagagggaaaggggagagagagagagagaatgaatgaatcagcCCGCCTATAATACTGCCAGTATGTACTTGAATCAGCTGAACATTTGTTGGCGTAGCCCCTGTGCTCAGACACCCATTTCAAACTCATGAGAGGCTTGTTAATTAGCTACCGACTTGGTTCAGGTGCGATGggaacacagagagcagtgggtTACACGTGCAGggctgagtgtgtggtgtgtggctgGTGTGTGGTTCAGGAGGAGCTGAAACACTTTGAGACAAAGGTGGAGAAGCACCAGCACTACCAGGAACAGCTGGACTACTCGCACCAGAAACTGCAGCACGTGGAGGCCCTCGGGGACGAGGAGCACATCATGAGACACAAGGAGAAGTACAACAACCTCGCCGAGAAGGCAAGAGAGATGGGCTACAAGGTGGGGTTCCGCTTCGAGCCGAGAGGcagcgtaaacacacacacggcgcaCCTCCGTCCTCCGTCCATAACCCAATTCAGCTCACATCATCCCGAAACACAAGGGCGGAATTAGGAGCCCCCAGGTTAAATTGCTTTTGATTGGTGTGTGCTTGTTTAATGCATTAAAGTCGACTCGCGATAGCTGAATGTGAATGCAATGCTTATGCTGTATTACTCTCTTCTTTCTACCAGATGAAGAAGCATTTACAGGATATAACCAATAAGATCTCACGAAACGGTCTGCCACACAATGAGCTCtgatcaccatggcaaccatgtGTAGGTCACGTTCCTGCTCTCCCTGCGTTTGTGTCAGACATTGATCAGCGTGAAGGTGGGGGGTCATCGATTTATACTGTTTATTAAATCATCAATGCCAGAGTTACGATTGGAGAACATTTGCTCCTCAGCAGcactgatttgtttgtttttgttgtatatttGACTTGCATATTGGAGGTTTGTTATTGGATCCAGTATTTGCAAACGGATTTGGATATTTTTGGAACAGAAGCATATGGGTGTCCCGACTTTATCCAGAGCTTGTTTCTGTAACTGATCTGTTCATATAGTTCACAGAAGCCACATCCTGTGGTAGCTGAACATGTAAGTAGTAGCATTCAGACTTTATCTAACACTAACCTTGAGAGTCTGAATCAAATGTTTTGACATGCTCAACAAAATTTCACATCtgttgtttgtaaatataaaacatccATATTATTCATAAAAGGTGCAGTCAAACTAAAGGCTCtcgctgtgcgtgtgtgattgcgtATCAAAAACTAAACTTCACTTGCAGACAATAATTCTGTTCCTACCATCAATGTTGCAGTTAAATAATACACtcagtatttaaataaaataaaataaaaatgtatacagcaCTGAACCATACTGCCAGAGACTttcaatgtattatttattgtactaaagaaagatagaaacatcaggagacatttaaaaaaaaatacagcatcCATTTCTCATGATGTGTGTACATTGAAGCTGTATATGTACAAATCAAAGTTGGTCACCTGAAAAGCATGTAGACTATTTACAGTTAGTAACATTCTTGACATTAAATCTGTGACTAACATTTTACACTAAGCTCATTTCTATAATATCTCTTGTACATCAAATGTGACGTAGCATACGTCTGTCagtacaaaacaacacaaatgtacCTGTTAGCCTTGACGGTGTACCTTCGAGTTCTTAATGACGTTATAGGACTAGAAACGGAATCATCTAAACATAACTGTTGAAGTGTCACTTATTTCATAATAcaaataagattttaaaaaggacaaaagTTCAAATCCTCTGGTTGTGAATGTCATGAGCATGAGCTCTGTGTGTCGCCCTCGGGTGGTGTgtgttcgtatgtgtgtgtcgccctcgggtggtgtgtgtgtgtgtgtgtcgccctcggatggtgtgtgtgtgtgtatgtgtgtcgcCCTCGGAtggtgtgcgtttgtgtgtgtgtgtgtgtgtgtgtcaccctgGGCTgttgtgtgctcgtgtgtgtcgCCCTGGGCTgttgtgtgctcgtgtgtgtcgCCCTGGGCTgttgtgtgctcgtgtgtgtcgCCCTGGGTTgttgtgtgctcgtgtgtgtcgCCCTGGGTTgttgtgtgctcgtgtgtgtgtgtgtcgccctGGGTTGTTTTGTGCtcgtgtgctcgtgtgtgtcgCCCTGGGTTgttttgtgctcgtgtgtgtgtgtgtcgccctGGGTTgttttgtgctcgtgtgtgtgtgtgtcgccctgggctgttgtgtgtgtgtgtgtgtcgccctGGGCTgttgtgtgctcgtgtgtgtgtgtcgccctGGGCTgttgtgtgctcgtgtgtgtgtgtcgccctGGGCTgttgtgtgctcgtgtgtgtgtgtgtgtgtgtgtgtgtgtcgccctgggctgttgtgtgtgtgtgtgtgtcgccctgggctgttgtgtgtgtgtgtgtgtcgccctgggctgctgttgtgtgtgtgtgtgtgtgtcgccctgggctgctgt
This region of Electrophorus electricus isolate fEleEle1 chromosome 11, fEleEle1.pri, whole genome shotgun sequence genomic DNA includes:
- the lrpap1 gene encoding alpha-2-macroglobulin receptor-associated protein gives rise to the protein MKALCLVFCLFFSVAVMAGKYTREMNEQNISNDGKNPVEFRIAKLNQVWEKANRMQLAPVRLSELHSDLKMQEREELQWKKLKAEGLDEDGEREAKLRRSFHIILAKYGMDGKKDNRALDTNSLKDHDPKQGDMFDDPRLDKLWNKAKTSGKFSEQELQSLHREFQHHKDKIHEYNIVVDTVSRTEEIHKNVISPLEEDEKQNALHEKHTELKQRMRDLNQGFERLRKITHEGFSSDNEFKEPRVIELWEMARRSNLSEDALDSLKEELKHFETKVEKHQHYQEQLDYSHQKLQHVEALGDEEHIMRHKEKYNNLAEKAREMGYKMKKHLQDITNKISRNGLPHNEL